A window from Sinorhizobium mexicanum encodes these proteins:
- a CDS encoding amidohydrolase family protein: MRKKTVDTLIINGDIFTGDRSQPHYRPGAIAISDGVVVAIGREQEILSAYDATRKIDAQGALVHPGFIENHIHSTGLAYHGAPFSPQSGTATKVNYSSMKAATDPEVTAAYAAAAACSMLQRGFTLYFEAGTVIETDAFAETLTKCGMRGMVTAPWGWDDMSSDMTEGYGLNKTLMRRAPPDARRVIDQFKHELARNKDENALVRGYVGLQGCGGSTDDLIREAVRVATESNALLWMHEAFMPCDVAEERRKFGDAAAVRMHRLGALGPFATFAHMNILTEEDIELILAMKPGLSWCPQHALTYQITPPERCWFPYLYREGISVSLSVDTTMRFPIGISGLMSLYLSMVTGDRLNESDPFYMQTIDAARNAGLGDRLGSLTLGKRADVVIREARDITHYSWRDDMGILLSLSSSMIPVDTVLIDGKVVMEKGRLTTMDQDEILAEAMRQRDLLAARVSAA, from the coding sequence ATGCGAAAGAAGACCGTCGACACTCTCATCATCAACGGTGATATTTTCACCGGTGACAGAAGTCAGCCGCATTATCGACCAGGAGCCATAGCGATATCTGATGGCGTAGTGGTCGCGATAGGTCGCGAGCAAGAAATTCTGTCGGCGTACGATGCAACGCGCAAGATCGACGCCCAGGGCGCTTTGGTCCACCCCGGCTTCATTGAAAACCATATCCATTCCACGGGCTTGGCTTATCACGGAGCTCCTTTCTCGCCGCAGTCGGGCACTGCGACTAAGGTGAACTACTCGAGCATGAAGGCAGCAACTGACCCCGAAGTAACCGCTGCCTATGCGGCCGCTGCAGCCTGCTCAATGCTACAACGTGGTTTTACCCTGTACTTCGAGGCAGGCACTGTCATCGAGACCGATGCGTTTGCCGAAACGCTAACCAAGTGCGGTATGCGGGGAATGGTGACTGCGCCATGGGGATGGGACGATATGTCATCCGACATGACTGAGGGGTACGGGCTGAACAAGACGCTGATGCGGCGTGCGCCGCCGGACGCGAGACGGGTTATCGACCAGTTTAAGCATGAACTTGCCCGCAATAAGGATGAGAATGCGTTGGTACGCGGCTATGTCGGCCTCCAGGGATGTGGTGGCTCCACGGACGATCTAATCCGGGAAGCAGTGAGAGTGGCCACCGAATCAAACGCGCTCTTGTGGATGCATGAGGCCTTCATGCCCTGCGATGTCGCGGAAGAGCGAAGGAAGTTCGGTGATGCCGCCGCGGTCCGTATGCACCGACTTGGCGCCCTTGGGCCATTCGCGACGTTCGCGCATATGAACATCCTTACCGAAGAGGACATTGAGCTCATCCTTGCGATGAAGCCCGGCCTTTCCTGGTGCCCCCAACACGCGCTTACCTATCAGATCACGCCACCGGAAAGATGCTGGTTTCCGTATCTTTACCGAGAAGGGATCAGTGTTTCGCTCAGTGTCGACACGACCATGAGATTTCCAATCGGGATCTCGGGCCTCATGAGCCTCTATCTGTCGATGGTAACTGGAGACCGACTGAATGAATCCGATCCATTTTACATGCAGACGATCGACGCTGCGAGAAACGCAGGCCTTGGTGACAGGCTGGGCAGCCTGACCCTGGGCAAGCGCGCCGATGTGGTCATCCGGGAAGCCCGCGACATCACCCACTACTCCTGGCGCGACGATATGGGCATCCTGTTGTCGCTGTCTTCGTCGATGATCCCGGTCGATACAGTTCTCATCGATGGCAAGGTCGTCATGGAAAAGGGCCGCCTCACGACAATGGATCAGGATGAAATCCTTGCCGAAGCCATGCGCCAGCGCGATCTGTTGGCTGCTAGGGTCTCCGCCGCATGA